In a single window of the Zea mays cultivar B73 chromosome 5, Zm-B73-REFERENCE-NAM-5.0, whole genome shotgun sequence genome:
- the LOC100193941 gene encoding FKBP12-interacting protein of 37 kDa-like isoform X1, with translation MADSDWCFAGTMSSPWSPMSLEEEEEIQELDAEEQQDGEQPQQGDGLQQGSTAEARAQQTGKKRARSVANSSTKSEAKIKVEESAPGAATGVILSLRESLQDCKQSLASCQVELEAAKSEIEKWHSAFQSIPAVPSGTSPDPVSVVSYLSNLKSSEESLKEQLEKAKKREAAFIVTFAKREQEIAELKSAVRDLKTQLRPPSMQTRRLLLDPAIHEEFTRLKNLVEEKEKKIKELQDNVAAVNFTPSSKLGKMLMAKCRTLQEENEEIGAMASEGKIHELGMKIAVLKSQNNELRNQFDVLYKHMDGVTNDVERSNELVAILQEELEAKELEVTRLKEETLSQKEGTQEAPAPAPAPVEEGDGAGNDLKPASDPLQVKLES, from the exons ATGGCAGATTCAGATTGGTGTTTTGCTGGCACCATGTCCAGTCCGTGGAGCCCTATGAGTTTGGAGGAAGAGGAAGAGATCCAAGAGCTCGATGCCGAGGAGCAGCAGGACGGTGAGCAGCCGCAGCAGGGTGATGGGCTGCAGCAGGGGTCCACAGCTGAAGCAAGGGCACAACAAACCGGAAAGAAACGCGCAAGATCAGTGGCCAACTCGTCTACTAAGTCTGAG GCAAAGATAAAGGTCGAGGAAAGTGCACCAGGAGCTGCGACAGGAGTGATTCTGTCTCTTCGTGAAAG TTTACAGGACTGTAAACAAAGCCTTGCATCCTGCCAG GTGGAACTTGAAGCTGCAAAATCAGAAATTGAGAAGTGGCATTCAGCATTTCAGAGCATTCCAGCTGTACCTTCTGGTACCAGTCCAG ATCCTGTTTCAGTGGTATCTTACCTCAGTAACCTGAAGTCATCAGAGGAATCATTGAAGGAGCAG CTGGAGAAAGCAAAGAAAAGGGAGGCAGCTTTTATAGTAACATTTGCAAAACGAGAGCAGGAGATTGCAGAACTGAAG TCTGCAGTTAGAGATTTAAAAACACAATTAAGGCCACCGTCAATGCAG ACAAGGAGATTGTTGCTTGATCCAGCAATTCATGAGGAATTTACACGCTTAAAA AATCTTGTGGAGGAGAAAGAGAAAAAAATAAAGGAGCTACAGGACAACGTTGCTGCTGTCAATTTCACTCCATCCAGCAAACTGGGAAAAATGCTGATGGCTAAATGCAGAACATTGCAAGAGGAAAACGAAGAGATTGGGGCGATGGCATCGGAAGGAAAA ATCCATGAGCTTGGGATGAAAATCGCCGTTCTGAAGTCGCAGAACAACGAGCTCCGGAATCAATTTGATG TTTTGTATAAGCACATGGACGGCGTGACGAATGACGTGGAGAGATCAAACGAACTG GTGGCCATCCTGCAAGAGGAGCTAGAAGCCAAGGAGTTAGAGGTGACTAGACTGAAGGAGGAGACGCTTTCCCAGAAGGAAGGCACTCAAGAAGCACCGGCACCGGCACCAGCTCCGGTGGAAGAGGGAGACGGAGCTGGAAACGATCTGAAGCCGGCTTCAGATCCGCTGCAAGTGAAGCTGGAAAGTTAA
- the LOC100193941 gene encoding FKBP12-interacting protein of 37 kDa-like produces the protein MSSPWSPMSLEEEEEIQELDAEEQQDGEQPQQGDGLQQGSTAEARAQQTGKKRARSVANSSTKSEAKIKVEESAPGAATGVILSLRESLQDCKQSLASCQVELEAAKSEIEKWHSAFQSIPAVPSGTSPDPVSVVSYLSNLKSSEESLKEQLEKAKKREAAFIVTFAKREQEIAELKSAVRDLKTQLRPPSMQTRRLLLDPAIHEEFTRLKNLVEEKEKKIKELQDNVAAVNFTPSSKLGKMLMAKCRTLQEENEEIGAMASEGKIHELGMKIAVLKSQNNELRNQFDVLYKHMDGVTNDVERSNELVAILQEELEAKELEVTRLKEETLSQKEGTQEAPAPAPAPVEEGDGAGNDLKPASDPLQVKLES, from the exons ATGTCCAGTCCGTGGAGCCCTATGAGTTTGGAGGAAGAGGAAGAGATCCAAGAGCTCGATGCCGAGGAGCAGCAGGACGGTGAGCAGCCGCAGCAGGGTGATGGGCTGCAGCAGGGGTCCACAGCTGAAGCAAGGGCACAACAAACCGGAAAGAAACGCGCAAGATCAGTGGCCAACTCGTCTACTAAGTCTGAG GCAAAGATAAAGGTCGAGGAAAGTGCACCAGGAGCTGCGACAGGAGTGATTCTGTCTCTTCGTGAAAG TTTACAGGACTGTAAACAAAGCCTTGCATCCTGCCAG GTGGAACTTGAAGCTGCAAAATCAGAAATTGAGAAGTGGCATTCAGCATTTCAGAGCATTCCAGCTGTACCTTCTGGTACCAGTCCAG ATCCTGTTTCAGTGGTATCTTACCTCAGTAACCTGAAGTCATCAGAGGAATCATTGAAGGAGCAG CTGGAGAAAGCAAAGAAAAGGGAGGCAGCTTTTATAGTAACATTTGCAAAACGAGAGCAGGAGATTGCAGAACTGAAG TCTGCAGTTAGAGATTTAAAAACACAATTAAGGCCACCGTCAATGCAG ACAAGGAGATTGTTGCTTGATCCAGCAATTCATGAGGAATTTACACGCTTAAAA AATCTTGTGGAGGAGAAAGAGAAAAAAATAAAGGAGCTACAGGACAACGTTGCTGCTGTCAATTTCACTCCATCCAGCAAACTGGGAAAAATGCTGATGGCTAAATGCAGAACATTGCAAGAGGAAAACGAAGAGATTGGGGCGATGGCATCGGAAGGAAAA ATCCATGAGCTTGGGATGAAAATCGCCGTTCTGAAGTCGCAGAACAACGAGCTCCGGAATCAATTTGATG TTTTGTATAAGCACATGGACGGCGTGACGAATGACGTGGAGAGATCAAACGAACTG GTGGCCATCCTGCAAGAGGAGCTAGAAGCCAAGGAGTTAGAGGTGACTAGACTGAAGGAGGAGACGCTTTCCCAGAAGGAAGGCACTCAAGAAGCACCGGCACCGGCACCAGCTCCGGTGGAAGAGGGAGACGGAGCTGGAAACGATCTGAAGCCGGCTTCAGATCCGCTGCAAGTGAAGCTGGAAAGTTAA
- the LOC100191155 gene encoding uncharacterized protein LOC100191155, which yields MADKPSRALVVYAAGHAAALIPPPGSAAAGSHLDAFASRACCGLLTLRSPPTSHPTTGTEDNSSTILELAQLLDVYDHLYPGKNEESGQEVAQVDPQELVVPKLFERFMGLRAALVTSCPHVSSFAANLGFHVFKTNDFAPQSGSSSITKEDGLIKRAFDLLGFSDGDVQETSEFDLVFMHVAMENTSSKLGKLGMKTDINRLDKLVGAVLESAPVGSAIASRIHVSVILSYGSASGNKDEFSLLTSSTETDSDLNLLRPRQSYTMKTGRTLDDVRLHHPILLAQWQDGVTRVDLAKGFSFEEFMKRGGNLAMLAERFLHEVAFKLWKAPKYGA from the exons ATGGCGGACAAGCCGAGCCGCGCGCTGGTCGTCTACGCCGCCGGCCACGCCGCGGCGCTCATCCCCCCGCCGGGCTCCGCAGCCGCGGGGAGCCACCTCGACGCGTTCGCCTCCCGCGCCTGCTGCGGCCTTCTCACCCTACGCTCCCCGCCGACTTCCCATCCTACGACCG GCACCGAGGATAATAGCAGCACGATTTTGGAACTGGCGCAGCTGCTCGACGTTTACGATCATCTCTACCCCGGAAAG AATGAGGAAAGTGGTCAAGAAGTTGCCCAAGTGGATCCACAGGAGCTCGTGGTTCCCAAGCTGTTTGAGAG GTTTATGGGCCTGAGAGCTGCCTTGGTCACCAGTTGCCCCCATGTCAGCTCCTTCGCAGCGAATCTTGGTTTCCATGTTTTTAAAACCAATGATTTTGCCCCACAATCTGGCTCGTCCAGCATTACTAAAGAGGATGGATTAATCAAAAGAGCATTTGATCTGCTAGGATTCTCGGATGGGGATGTGCAGGAAACATCTGAATTCGATCTAGTCTTCATGCATGTTGCCATGGAGAACACAAGCAGCAAGTTAGGAAAGTTAGGAATGAAGACAGATATCAATCGGCTCGACAAATTAGTTGGTGCAGTCTTGGAATCTGCGCCTGTTGGTTCAGCTATTGCTTCGCGTATTCATGTATCTGTGATTTTGAGCTATGGGTCTGCTTCTGGAAATAAGGATGAGTTTTCCCTTTTAACCTCTTCAACCGAAACAGATTCAGACTTGAATCTACTGCGTCCACGCCAGAGCTACACAATGAAAACAGGGCGTACATTAGATGATGTCAG ACTTCATCATCCAATTTTGCTGGCACAGTGGCAGGACGGAGTAACACGTGTTGATTTGGCTAAAGGGTTCTCTTTTGAGGAGTTTATGAAG CGTGGTGGAAACCTTGCTATGCTTGCTGAGCGCTTCCTGCacgaggtggcatttaagctctggaaAGCGCCTAAATATGGGGCTTGA
- the LOC103626594 gene encoding uncharacterized protein, with the protein MAGKKRTQTDRAVLEAVPASDAIRNEAAAAEAPAKKKLAMERKKERKEMDKERHRQSAEFAKPQPPAAESAAPVNPPAAPVAVGPGLHMNVFRDLASPEASVREAAAEALVVELRQVQKAYEKSARNGERDAGDGDTQMEAEKDDGLDNCAPSVRYAIRRLIRGISSSREYARQGFALGLAAVLESIRAIKVEAIMKLIPNLLEHSSSMKGPEAKDNLLGRLFGFGAIERSGRVSRQWSRDKSSPIVKEFVSVVVELGGKKRYLTEPAVAVILDLVRKLPDEAILSEVLEVPGVQDWFNKAAEVGDPDALFLALKLQERTIVQKEIFGKLLPYPFSSDNFFAEQHLRSIAACFKESSFCLPRIHSLWLVITEMLVREATSQHDISTSSGKKHKKNKKASSCEDNRRNLRNFCEVIIEGSLLLSSHDRKHLAFSILVSLLPKLSPSAIQVVLSSKVVQGLMDILSNESSWLYNAGKHFLKELMSVASHDNDRCAAVIINLQKYSGGRFDSMTKTKTVKELLLKFHNVEDCLYLVQNLMALFVDEESVTDEPSDQSQTTDDNSENGPTEEQDLFSQGNADLLKSWVVNTISCVLKNLKLTSKGNSDSEMARCIEEKFQVQTEILKFLAVQGLFSASLGTEVTSFELQEKFKWPKNPISTSLRKECIERLQFLLEDAQKDASLHVPNEVKSNDLGYYLMCFINTVCNIPSVSLFRILSGHDDNAFKKLMAVESMLFHEERKTGPGLESTKMHAMRYLLIQLLLQVLLHPDEYWEAAVDVTICCKKSFPVIAQGDNSSAQESAEHGSQESDEDGFEESDEDGSEDPNEEVSLEFMDVLVQTFLSILPHASGPVCFTVEQVFRVFCDDITETGLLDMLRVVKIDLKDRHQTDSDDEDDGRVDIEDDDETVMEDEEVGEIDNVTDGLDENTDDDSTDEDDLDQDDFNKTVPNETKGGGKTETTKDGDDSDDSDGMDDDAMFRIDPYIARIFKERNLPGSDTKQSQLMRFKLRVLTLLDIYLQRNPGKVLVLEVYSFLMQAFVKSHGADGTEQFRQRISGILQRRVFKGNEYPKGDAVEFGKLESLLEKALRLTSRSRYNTVASVAQNATFWILKIINSKHCSEQELARVVDLFRSILSDYDRKKSRLKLGFVKQVAKRNPWIGQKLFGFVLQRAENTKAQYRRNQLLELAEFILKSWADGTSEMFLNHLSQLCGLIQAALSAVAENKSRRKEVRNFCTGILQTVLKLGLKDQFQKALSPETYSLCEAKLGAAFTAFKK; encoded by the exons ATGGCCGGGAAAAAACGGACCCAGACTGATCGCGCGGTTCTGGAGGCGGTGCCTGCCTCGGACGCTATCCGGAATGAGGCTGCAGCTGCGGAGGCGCCGGCGAAGAAGAAGCTGGCCATGGAGCGGAAGAAGGAGCGGAAGGAGATGGATAAGGAGCGCCACCGCCAGTCGGCCGAATTTGCCAAGCCCCAGCCGCCGGCAGCGGAGTCTGCGGCTCCTGTGAATCCCCCGGCCGCTCCGGTGGCTGTGGGACCGGGACTGCACATGAACGTGTTCAGAGACCTGGCATCACCAGAGGCATCGGTTAGAGAGGCTGCAGCCGAGGCGCTGGTGGTGGAGCTCCGGCAAGTGCAGAAGGCGTACGAGAAGAGCGCGCGGAATGGGGAGAGGGATGCTGGTGATGGGGATACGCAGATGGAGGCTGAGAAGGACGACGGGCTGGATAACTGCGCCCCATCAGTGCGTTACGCCATCCGGCGGCTTATTCGTGGCATCTCTTCTTCTAGAGAG TATGCAAGGCAAGGATTTGCTTTGGGTCTTGCCGCTGTCCTCGAATCGATTCGGGCAATCAAGGTGGAAGCAATTATGAAGTTGATCCCTAATTTATTGGAACATTCATCTTCTATGAAGGGACCG GAAGCTAAGGACAATCTTTTGGGGCGCCTGTTTGGATTTGGAGCAATTGAGAGGTCTGGTCGTGTGTCACGACAGTGGTCACGTGACAAAAGCTCACCCATTGTTAAGGAATTTGTGAGTGTGGTTGTAGAACTCGGTGGCAAGAAACGATATTTGACGGAGCCTGCAGTTGCTGTGATTCTGGATTTAGTCAGGAAG CTGCCTGATGAAGCCATACTATCTGAGGTTCTTGAAGTTCCTGGTGTTCAAGATTGGTTTAACAAAGCTGCTGAGGTTGGAGATCCAGATGCACTCTTTCTAGCTTTGAAGTTGCAAGAGAGAACTATTGTCCAGAAGGAGATATTTGGGAAGCTCCTGCCTTATCCATTCAGCTCGGACAATTTTTTTGCCGAACAACATCTTAGATCCATTGCTGCTTGTTTTAAG GAATCTTCCTTTTGTCTTCCACGTATTCATAGTTTATGGCTTGTCATCACGGAGATGCTTGTTCGAGAAGCAACATCTCAGCATGATATTAGCACCAGTTCTGGCAAGAAGCACAAAAAGAATAAGAAAGCCAGCTCCTGTGAGGATAACAGAAGGAATCTACGTAATTTctgtgaggttataattgaaggatcTTTGCTGCTCTCCTCTCATGACAGAAAACATTTAGCATTTAGTATACTTGTTAGCCTCCTCCCAAAATTGTCTCCTTCAGCTATCCAAGTAGTACTGTCCAGCAAAGTTGTTCAGGGTTTGATGGATATTTTGTCAAATGAATCTTCATGGTTGTATAATGCCGGCAAACATTTTCTGAAAGAGTTAATGAGTGTTGCAAGTCATGACAATGATCGGTGTGCTGCTGTCATTATCAACTTACAGAAATACAGTGGTGGAAGATTTGACTCCATGACAAAAACAAAAACTGTTAAAGAGCTGCTTCTCAAATTCCATAATGTTGAAGATTGTTTGTATCTTGTGCAAAATTTGATGGCCCTATTCGTGGATGAAGAATCTGTTACAGACGAACCATCTGATCAAAGTCAGACAACTGATGATAATTCAGAAAATGGCCCAACTGAAGAGCAGGACCTTTTTAGCCAAGGGAATGCTGATCTTCTGAAGAGCTGGGTGGTGAATACAATTTCTTGTGTTCTAAAAAATTTAAAGCTTACTTCTAAAGGGAATTCAGATTCTGAAATGGCTAGGTGCATTGAAGAAAAGTTTCAAGTGCAAACGGAAATATTAAAATTCCTTGCTGTCCAAGGTCTGTTCTCAGCATCTTTAGGAACTGAGGTTACATCATTTGAGTTGCAAGAGAAGTTCAAATGGCCAAAGAATCCCATATCCACATCGCTACGTAAAGAATGCATAGAACGACTTCAATTCTTGCTGGAAGATGCACAAAAGGATGCATCTTTACATGTTCCTAATGAGGTCAAATCCAATGACTTAGGCTACTACCTTATGTGTTTCATTAACACCGTATGCAACATCCCCTCAGTCTCCCTCTTCAGGATCTTGAGTGGCCACGATGATAACGCATTCAAGAAATTGATGGCAGTAGAATCAATGCTTTTCCACGAG GAGAGAAAAACTGGTCCTGGATTGGAGTCTACTAAGATGCATGCAATGCGTTATCTCCTTATACAGTTACTGCTACAAGTTCTTCTCCATCCGGATGAGTATTGGGAGGCTGCAGTTGATGTGACTATATGTTGCAAGAAATCCTTTCCTGTCATTGCTCAAGGTGATAACTCGAGTGCACAAGAATCCGCTGAACACGGTTCACAGGAGTCTGATGAGGATGGTTTTGAGGAATCTGACGAGGATGGTTCAGAGGATCCCAATGAGGAAGTTTCCCTAGAGTTTATGGATGTTCTTGTCCAGACTTTCCTCTCTATTTTGCCTCATGCATCTGGACCTGTGTGTTTCACAGTTGAACAG GTTTTTCGTGTGTTCTGTGATGATATTACAGAAACTGGTCTCCTTGATATGTTGAGGGTCGTGAAGATAGATTTGAAAGACCGTCATCAAAcagatagtgatgatgaagatgatggtcGTGTTGATATTGAAGACGATGATGAAACTGTAATGGAAGATGAAGAGGTTGGGGAAATTGATAATGTTACAGATGGTTTGGATGAGAATACAGATGATGATTCtactgatgaagatgatttggatCAAGATGATTTCAACAAAACAGTCCCGAATGAGACAAAAGGTGGAGGCAAAACAGAAACTACTAAAGATGGGGATGATTCAGATGATTCAGATGGCATGGATGATGATGCTATGTTCCGTATTGATCCTTACATTGCAAGGATATTCAAGGAGCGCAATCTTCCTGGTAGTGATACTAAGCAATCCCAACTTATGCGATTCAAGCTTCGTGTGCTGACGTTACTTGATATATATCTTCAGAGGAATCCAG GGAAAGTTCTGGTGCTGGAGGTGTATTCTTTCTTAATGCAAGCTTTTGTAAAATCACATGGTGCTGATGGTACTGAACAGTTCAGGCAACGTATTTCCGGCATACTGCAGAGGAGGGTATTCAAAGGGAACGAGTATCCAAAAGGCGATGCCGTCGAATTTGGTAAACTCGAGAGCTTGTTGGAGAAAGCTCTGAGGTTGACATCGCGCTCAAGATACAACACGGTTGCTTCCGTAGCACAGAACGCCACATTTTGGATCCTGAAGATCATCAACTCGAAGCACTGTTCTGAGCAGGAGCTCGCACGCGTGGTTGATCTGTTCCGTTCAATCTTGAGCGATTACGACAGGAAGAAATCGCGGCTGAAGCTTGGCTTTGTGAAGCAGGTTGCTAAGAGGAACCCTTGGATAGGGCAGAAGCTCTTCGGTTTTGTCCTGCAGAGGGCCGAAAACACGAAGGCGCAGTATCGGAGAAACCAGCTGCTGGAGTTGGCAGAGTTCATACTGAAATCATGGGCCGATGGCACGTCAGAGATGTTCTTGAACCATCTGTCTCAGCTGTGCGGGTTGATACAAGCAGCCCTTTCAGCCGTTGCCGAAAACAAGTCGCGCCGCAAGGAAGTGCGCAACTTCTGCACTGGGATCCTGCAGACGGTGCTGAAGCTTGGTCTCAAAGACCAGTTCCAGAAAGCGTTGAGTCCTGAAACTTATTCCCTCTGCGAGGCCAAGCTAGGGGCTGCGTTTACCGCCTTCAAAAAGTGA
- the LOC107648862 gene encoding uncharacterized protein LOC107648862: MSRSCEPRKPDWGFQLNPHAAPFVPSSTPSFAFAAASETLNQTTGSQNKTGSTTDDEATPDKSADAEYHLPDSLSLDFHAESLLAKPSVSAEPLSLSRAEAAAAAAATAPDSSVRLGGGSGVHHLPGAVSCLSHMFPDVSVDFIVHALRLQEFDFDFTVDMLSHLCEAYGYGHSAE; this comes from the exons ATGTCAAG GTCCTGCGAGCCACGAAAACCGGACTGGGGTTTCCAGCTGAACCCACACGCCGCTCCCTTCGTTCCGTCCTCGACGCCCAGCTTCGCATTCGCAGCTGCATCCGAGACGCTCAACCAGACGACCGGCTCCCAGAACAAGACCGGCAGCACGACCGACGACGAGGCCACTCCTGACAAGTCCGCCGACGCCGAGTACCATCTCCCGGACTCGCTGTCTCTGGATTTCCACGCGGAGAGCCTGCTGGCAAAGCCCAGCGTGTCCGCCGAGCCTCTGTCTCTCTCCAGAGcggaggccgccgccgccgctgctgctACGGCGCCCGACTCGTCGGTACGTTTGGGCGGTGGTTCGGGTGTTCATCACCTCCCCGGCGCCGTGTCGTGTCTCTCCCACATGTTCCCCGACGTGTCCGTCGACTTCATCGTCCACGCGCTCAGGCTCCAGGAGTTCGACTTCGATTTTACCGTCGACATGCTTTCTCACTTG TGTGAAGCCTATGGTTATGGCCATTCTGCTGAATGA
- the LOC100275786 gene encoding uncharacterized protein, whose product MALLALKPNPLPNGFRLCPKRTNASAAAAAARSPSVHPLPDELQLVADIRSPYNHIRVADVSPRAAGHPLAGARLLLLDGPGNIHSLTFPRRGDRPPLTGTYLDAFATLPPLLPRPSLAVLGFGAGAAARALLHFYPDISVHGWELDPAVVAVARDFFGLADLERRHAARLSVHVGDALEARAPPGGFGGAAVDLFARGSVLPALQEPGTWRRLGALVAPGGRVMVNCGGAGVEAEDEGRDGAAVKDATLRAMAAAFGEGAVSVLHVDGSWVAMTGPPVTAAAWRARLPPELRHFVDAWRPYGGGASGE is encoded by the coding sequence ATGGCGCTGCTGGCGCTCAAGCCTAATCCACTGCCGAACGGCTTCCGCCTCTGCCCCAAGCGCACCAACGCCtctgcagccgccgccgccgcaaggTCCCCCAGTGTCCACCCTCTCCCCGACGAGCTCCAGCTGGTGGCGGACATCCGGTCCCCATACAACCACATCCGCGTGGCCGACGTCTCCCCGCGGGCCGCGGGCCACCCGCTGGCCGGCGCCCGCCTCCTGCTCCTGGACGGCCCGGGCAACATCCACTCCCTCACCTTCCCGCGCCGCGGCGACCGGCCCCCGCTCACCGGCACCTACCTCGACGCCTTCGCCACCCTGCCGCCGCTCCTCCCGCGGCCGTCGCTCGCGGTGCTCGGCTTcggcgccggcgccgccgccCGCGCGCTGCTGCACTTCTACCCGGACATCTCCGTGCACGGCTGGGAGCTGGACCCCGCCGTGGTCGCCGTGGCGCGCGACTTCTTCGGCCTCGCGGACCTGGAGAGGCGCCACGCGGCGCGCCTGTCCGTGCACGTCGGCGACGCGCTGGAGGCCCGCGCGCCGCCCGGCGGCTTCGGCGGCGCCGCGGTCGACCTGTTCGCCCGCGGCAGCGTGCTGCCGGCGCTCCAGGAGCCGGGCACGTGGCGGCGGCTGGGAGCGCTCGTGGCGCCCGGGGGCAGGGTGATGGTGAACtgcggcggcgcgggcgtggaGGCCGAGGACGAGGGGCGGGACGGCGCGGCGGTCAAGGACGCCACGCTGCGGGCCATGGCCGCGGCGTTCGGGGAGGGCGCGGTGTCGGTGCTGCACGTGGACGGGAGCTGGGTGGCGATGACGGGGCCGCCGGTGACGGCGGCCGCGTGGAGGGCGCGGCTGCCTCCAGAGCTGCGGCATTTCGTTGACGCGTGGAGACCGTACGGCGGCGGCGCGAGTGGCGAATGA
- the LOC103628295 gene encoding uncharacterized protein, producing the protein MVLQLTSNPIFAKIVPERSRTSIYALDCSFESVLASFAPPVVGFLAEHVYGYNPVPYGAADNNVGRDKSNVGALAKALYTSIAIPMLLHLLPVVPDVPTRQGEGKDGLSDRSRAPAD; encoded by the exons ATGGTCCTGCAACTAACAAGCAA CCCGATATTTGCTAAGATTGTACCTGAGAGGTCAAGGACAAGCATCTATGCATTGGACTGTTCTTTTGAGTCAGTTCTAGCTTCATTCGCTCCACCAGTTGTTGGGTTTCTAGCCGAGCATGTCTATGGGTACAATCCCGTCCCCTACGGAGCTGCAGATAACAATGTTGGCAGGGATAAATCAAATGTTGGCGCCCTAGCCAAAGCTTTGTACACGTCGATCGCCATCCCTATGCTGCTTCATCTACTCCCTGTTGTACCGGACGTACCCACGAGACAGGGAGAGGGCAAGGATGGACTCTCTGATCGCTCCAGAGCTCCAGCAGATTGA